A stretch of the Perca fluviatilis chromosome 17, GENO_Pfluv_1.0, whole genome shotgun sequence genome encodes the following:
- the LOC120544894 gene encoding CASP-like protein 4A1 isoform X2: protein MCRLQRHEIGVKSNLAAMQAGLQVTSSTSLQIPPKPRTAVLRNRHPILLETLQPVLVQVIVNPQRVMEGPLQTPQPPRTCSSPGPSGKSCWSLDARVAVLLVTLAGAVILLLLYKLLQLRHRLRLAGARHALEYYSFYHTAAYTLKHAASCQDLPGKNGTVPEATPPVQVVVTPVTPTVVTPLPPPPVPSPPPLPLPPPPVLPPPLLHAPPSLTPAPAVLAFPLQLPVFHTTPPSPHLSWGACSDADVYSRIGAFRPSRLSSLSSHSKVILFEHSSL, encoded by the exons atgtgccGACTACAACGCCATGAAATTGGAGTAAA ATCAAACCTGGCAGCGATGCAGGCTGGTCTTCAGGTAACCAGCAGCACCTCTCTCCAGATCCCTCCCAAGCCCAGGACTGCTGTACTCAGGAACCGACACCCAATCCTGCTGGAAACCCTCCAGCCCGTCCTGGTCCAGGTCATCGTCAATCCTCAGCGAGTTATGGAAGGACCCCTCCAGACACCACAGCCCCCCAGGACCTGCAGCTCACCCGGACCTTCTGGGAAGTCCTGCTGGAGCTTGGATGCCAGGGTGGCCGTGCTTCTGGTGACTCTGGCTGGAGCTGTAATCCTGCTGCTGCTCTACAAACTCCTGCAGCTGAGACACAG GCTGAGGTTGGCGGGGGCGAGGCATGCGCTAGAGTACTACAGCTTCTACCACACCGCCGCCTACACACTCAAACACGCCGCGTCGTGTCAGGACCTGCCAGGCAAAAACGGGACGGTCCCTGAAGCTACGCCACCTGTACAAGTAGTCGTAACCCCGGTGACCCCAACCGTCGTCACCCCGCTTCCACCCCCACCGGTGCCCTCTCCACCCCCACTGCCACTCCCCCCACCTCCTGTCCTGCCTCCTCCACTGCTCCACGCTCCACCGTCTCTCACTCCAGCGCCTGCTGTCCTGGCCTTCCCTCTCCAGCTGCCTGTGTTCCACACCACCCCGCCCAGCCCTCACCTGTCGTGGGGCGCCTGCTCGGACGCAGATGTGTACTCTCGGATCGGAGCTTTCAGGCCCTCCAGACTCTCCAGTCTCTCCAGCCACTCGAAAGTCATCCTTTTTGAACACTCGTCCCTCTGA
- the LOC120544894 gene encoding CASP-like protein 4A1 isoform X1, whose product MSHSGHTGCGSAASRNEVNPFSFPICLFVLAAIRCGAPAPARSGPHNAATISVTPGMCQARSNLAAMQAGLQVTSSTSLQIPPKPRTAVLRNRHPILLETLQPVLVQVIVNPQRVMEGPLQTPQPPRTCSSPGPSGKSCWSLDARVAVLLVTLAGAVILLLLYKLLQLRHRLRLAGARHALEYYSFYHTAAYTLKHAASCQDLPGKNGTVPEATPPVQVVVTPVTPTVVTPLPPPPVPSPPPLPLPPPPVLPPPLLHAPPSLTPAPAVLAFPLQLPVFHTTPPSPHLSWGACSDADVYSRIGAFRPSRLSSLSSHSKVILFEHSSL is encoded by the exons ATGTCACACTCGGGACACACTGGCTGCGGAAGCGCCGCCAGCCGCAATGAAGTAAATCCATTTTCATTTCCAATCTGTCTGTTCGTACTGGCTGCAATCAGGTGTGGAGCGCCTGCGCCGGCCCGCTCCGGCCCGCACAATGCAGCGACCATTTCAGTGACTCCTGGAATGTGTCAAGCCAG ATCAAACCTGGCAGCGATGCAGGCTGGTCTTCAGGTAACCAGCAGCACCTCTCTCCAGATCCCTCCCAAGCCCAGGACTGCTGTACTCAGGAACCGACACCCAATCCTGCTGGAAACCCTCCAGCCCGTCCTGGTCCAGGTCATCGTCAATCCTCAGCGAGTTATGGAAGGACCCCTCCAGACACCACAGCCCCCCAGGACCTGCAGCTCACCCGGACCTTCTGGGAAGTCCTGCTGGAGCTTGGATGCCAGGGTGGCCGTGCTTCTGGTGACTCTGGCTGGAGCTGTAATCCTGCTGCTGCTCTACAAACTCCTGCAGCTGAGACACAG GCTGAGGTTGGCGGGGGCGAGGCATGCGCTAGAGTACTACAGCTTCTACCACACCGCCGCCTACACACTCAAACACGCCGCGTCGTGTCAGGACCTGCCAGGCAAAAACGGGACGGTCCCTGAAGCTACGCCACCTGTACAAGTAGTCGTAACCCCGGTGACCCCAACCGTCGTCACCCCGCTTCCACCCCCACCGGTGCCCTCTCCACCCCCACTGCCACTCCCCCCACCTCCTGTCCTGCCTCCTCCACTGCTCCACGCTCCACCGTCTCTCACTCCAGCGCCTGCTGTCCTGGCCTTCCCTCTCCAGCTGCCTGTGTTCCACACCACCCCGCCCAGCCCTCACCTGTCGTGGGGCGCCTGCTCGGACGCAGATGTGTACTCTCGGATCGGAGCTTTCAGGCCCTCCAGACTCTCCAGTCTCTCCAGCCACTCGAAAGTCATCCTTTTTGAACACTCGTCCCTCTGA
- the LOC120544894 gene encoding CASP-like protein 4A1 isoform X3, with product MQAGLQVTSSTSLQIPPKPRTAVLRNRHPILLETLQPVLVQVIVNPQRVMEGPLQTPQPPRTCSSPGPSGKSCWSLDARVAVLLVTLAGAVILLLLYKLLQLRHRLRLAGARHALEYYSFYHTAAYTLKHAASCQDLPGKNGTVPEATPPVQVVVTPVTPTVVTPLPPPPVPSPPPLPLPPPPVLPPPLLHAPPSLTPAPAVLAFPLQLPVFHTTPPSPHLSWGACSDADVYSRIGAFRPSRLSSLSSHSKVILFEHSSL from the exons ATGCAGGCTGGTCTTCAGGTAACCAGCAGCACCTCTCTCCAGATCCCTCCCAAGCCCAGGACTGCTGTACTCAGGAACCGACACCCAATCCTGCTGGAAACCCTCCAGCCCGTCCTGGTCCAGGTCATCGTCAATCCTCAGCGAGTTATGGAAGGACCCCTCCAGACACCACAGCCCCCCAGGACCTGCAGCTCACCCGGACCTTCTGGGAAGTCCTGCTGGAGCTTGGATGCCAGGGTGGCCGTGCTTCTGGTGACTCTGGCTGGAGCTGTAATCCTGCTGCTGCTCTACAAACTCCTGCAGCTGAGACACAG GCTGAGGTTGGCGGGGGCGAGGCATGCGCTAGAGTACTACAGCTTCTACCACACCGCCGCCTACACACTCAAACACGCCGCGTCGTGTCAGGACCTGCCAGGCAAAAACGGGACGGTCCCTGAAGCTACGCCACCTGTACAAGTAGTCGTAACCCCGGTGACCCCAACCGTCGTCACCCCGCTTCCACCCCCACCGGTGCCCTCTCCACCCCCACTGCCACTCCCCCCACCTCCTGTCCTGCCTCCTCCACTGCTCCACGCTCCACCGTCTCTCACTCCAGCGCCTGCTGTCCTGGCCTTCCCTCTCCAGCTGCCTGTGTTCCACACCACCCCGCCCAGCCCTCACCTGTCGTGGGGCGCCTGCTCGGACGCAGATGTGTACTCTCGGATCGGAGCTTTCAGGCCCTCCAGACTCTCCAGTCTCTCCAGCCACTCGAAAGTCATCCTTTTTGAACACTCGTCCCTCTGA